The DNA segment ATTTTTTTGGTTTATTTTTACAATATTAAATTTCTATTGACTAAATTTCGGCAAAAGGACAAAAAATGAAAGGAAAGCATAATTCAATTCCAGAGAACGAATACTTATTGGAACATTTTTTTGAGTTATCCAACGATTTATTTTGTATTGCCGGCTATGACGGCTATTTCAAGAAAATAAATCCGGCCGTTTCCAAGTTATTGGGCTATACCAAGGAGGAATTGTTTTCAAGACCCATCAGTGATTTTATCCATCCCAATGACCGGGAAATTACGGCAAAATTGCGTAACGAAATCAAGAAAAACGAACCCTTGCTGAATTTTGAAAATAGGTACATTACAAAAAGTGGCGAATTGGTTTGGTTGTCATGGACTTCGATACCGATAGAGAACCAAAAACTGGTGTATGCCATTGCCAAAAACATTACCCACAACAAAAAACACGAAGAGGAACGAAATTTACTGCTGACCAATTTCGCGAAAATCAACAATGACCTCAAAAAAATAAGCTACACCAATTCCCATGACCTAAGATCTCCGGTAAATAATCTCCTTTCCATTTTCAGTCTTCTGGATGTTTCCAAAATTGAGGATGAAGAGACGCTTCAATTTATAGAAATGCTCAAATCTACCAGCGAAAGTTTGAGACAGGCTTTAAATGATTATGT comes from the Flavobacterium limnophilum genome and includes:
- a CDS encoding sensor histidine kinase is translated as MKGKHNSIPENEYLLEHFFELSNDLFCIAGYDGYFKKINPAVSKLLGYTKEELFSRPISDFIHPNDREITAKLRNEIKKNEPLLNFENRYITKSGELVWLSWTSIPIENQKLVYAIAKNITHNKKHEEERNLLLTNFAKINNDLKKISYTNSHDLRSPVNNLLSIFSLLDVSKIEDEETLQFIEMLKSTSESLRQALNDYVDILILEESNVAKIEELSLNDSLNTVSRSINSLIQDSKATLKVDFSELEKINFNKSFLESIFLNLITNSIKYANPGHLPIISIYSKKTNGISQLTFSDNGLGFDMNVVKDKIFGLHQKFHNHVDSKGIGLYLVYNHINSLGGHITVESEVNVGTKFIISFKD